Proteins encoded together in one Nitrospirota bacterium window:
- a CDS encoding peptidylprolyl isomerase yields MFAGKEGITKLVDELKKRETLYLEAKKAGLDKDPVYIKKVDDFKKGYLINSLISRNVGTEGIKVTPEEAKEYFDKNPKDFEVTEQRKASHILVKTEDEAKDVLAKIKKGEDFGKLAKETSIDKMSAEKNGDVGYFGKGQMVPEFDKAVFSMSKGEISAPVKSQFGYHIIKLTDIQPTKKLEFENSKAMIMQFLTQEKQKKAFEAYMSQVEKGYTITVDQKVLDDFVNKHMGVKPEVGAGALPPDHGAPPPQPAPDKK; encoded by the coding sequence ATGTTTGCCGGCAAAGAAGGCATAACCAAATTGGTAGATGAACTAAAGAAAAGAGAGACGTTATACCTTGAGGCCAAAAAGGCCGGGCTCGATAAAGACCCTGTCTATATAAAAAAGGTAGATGACTTCAAGAAGGGGTATCTGATAAATTCTCTTATATCAAGAAACGTGGGAACTGAGGGGATAAAGGTAACTCCTGAGGAGGCCAAAGAGTATTTTGATAAAAACCCTAAAGACTTTGAAGTAACTGAACAGAGGAAAGCAAGCCATATACTGGTTAAAACAGAAGACGAGGCTAAGGATGTTTTAGCAAAGATAAAGAAAGGTGAAGACTTCGGAAAATTGGCAAAAGAAACGTCCATTGATAAAATGTCTGCAGAGAAAAATGGAGACGTTGGGTATTTTGGGAAGGGACAAATGGTGCCTGAGTTTGATAAGGCTGTATTTTCTATGAGTAAGGGGGAGATTAGCGCCCCTGTGAAAAGCCAGTTTGGTTATCACATTATTAAGCTTACAGACATTCAACCCACAAAGAAACTTGAATTTGAAAATTCCAAGGCCATGATAATGCAGTTTTTAACTCAGGAAAAGCAGAAAAAAGCGTTTGAAGCCTATATGTCACAGGTAGAAAAGGGTTATACAATAACAGTTGACCAAAAAGTGCTTGATGATTTTGTAAATAAACACATGGGGGTCAAACCTGAGGTTGGTGCTGGAGCGCTTCCGCCTGACCATGGTGCACCTCCGCCACAACCGGCACCAGATAAAAAGTAG
- a CDS encoding fumarate hydratase — protein sequence MLKLKDGIVSLFKKVVTSIPPDVEDAIRMAYGREAEGSQTKEVFRAILEQVKEARVQGKPLCQHAGVPVFWVGMPRSLSRREILDIIIDGTETAFKKIPAFGDRTEGEALPSIPVPVVFFEETDSTSLVVDLLINGADCENAGMFFSINQPFTGNFTEVKKALLESVSKRSNNLCSPCVLGIGIGSERTQIAALSKKQLLRKLSDNNAHPKLMQLEQELTEGLNTLITEFPSLNCKTAILGVKAATVNLHSFSYLVDVSVSCWALRRGRLIWS from the coding sequence GTGTTGAAACTTAAGGACGGCATAGTATCACTCTTTAAGAAGGTGGTAACCTCGATTCCCCCTGACGTTGAAGATGCCATAAGAATGGCATACGGCAGGGAGGCTGAGGGGAGCCAGACAAAAGAGGTTTTTAGAGCTATCCTTGAGCAGGTAAAAGAAGCCAGAGTTCAAGGCAAACCACTCTGTCAACATGCCGGAGTGCCGGTGTTTTGGGTCGGTATGCCGCGTTCACTTAGCAGAAGAGAGATTTTAGATATAATTATAGACGGCACAGAGACTGCCTTTAAAAAGATTCCAGCATTTGGGGACAGGACTGAGGGTGAAGCATTACCTTCTATCCCTGTCCCTGTAGTTTTTTTTGAAGAGACAGACAGCACATCCCTCGTTGTTGATTTGCTTATAAACGGGGCTGATTGTGAAAATGCAGGAATGTTTTTTTCAATAAATCAGCCATTTACCGGTAATTTTACAGAAGTGAAAAAGGCTTTACTGGAATCTGTATCAAAAAGAAGCAACAATCTATGCTCACCTTGTGTGCTTGGGATAGGGATTGGGTCAGAAAGAACCCAGATTGCTGCCTTATCAAAAAAACAGTTGCTTCGCAAGCTGTCTGACAATAACGCCCATCCGAAACTTATGCAGCTTGAGCAGGAGTTAACCGAAGGGTTAAACACACTAATAACAGAGTTTCCATCTTTAAACTGTAAGACCGCCATTTTAGGAGTGAAGGCCGCCACTGTTAATCTTCACAGTTTTTCATATCTTGTTGATGTCTCAGTTTCTTGTTGGGCATTAAGAAGAGGACGCCTTATCTGGAGCTGA